The window TCGCGCGGCTGGTGCGCGGCGGGTTGATGTTCGGGATACCGGCGGCGGTCGCGTTCGCCCTGGTACGGAAGGCCTGGCGGTTCGCCGCGTGTCTCGGCGTGTTGCTGCTCGCTGGTACCTTGGACACCGGCCGACACGGAACCACCGAGCTGGTCGAACGGACCTTTTTCGGCACCCTCCGCGTGACTCGCAGCGCGGACGGGAAACTCGTCCGCCTCGTCCACGGCACGACGCAGCACGGCCAGGAGTGGGCCGACGAGACCGGACCGCCGCGGCCGCTGATGTACTACCACCGGAGCGGGCCGGTCGGCCGCCTGTTCGCGGCATTTGATAAGCGACCGCCGGACCAGAAACGCCGGGTGGCGGTGGTGGGGCTGGGGTGCGGGGCAATGGCCGCGTATGCCGAGCCGGGGCAGGAGTGGACCTTTTACGAGATCGACCCGGGCGTGGTCCGCATCGCACGCGATCCGCGGTATTTCCGGTTCTTATCCGAGTGCGCCGTCGAGCCGCGGATTGTGCTGGGCGACGCGCGGCGACAGCTCGTCCGCGAGCCGGACGGGCAGTTCGACTTGATCGTTCTGGACGCCTTTAGCTCGGACGCCATCCCCGTCCACCTACTTACCCGGGAAGCCTACGCGCTCTACGTTCGCAAGCTCGCGCCGCACGGCGTCCTGGCGTTTCACCTCTCGAACCGCTACCTCGACCTGCCACCGATGGTTGCCCGGCTCGGCGCGGACCACGACCCGCCGTTCTCGACCCACGAAGACCGCGACAAGCCGTTCGAGCGCGACCGCGAGGACGGCGCGTTCGATTCCGACTGGGTCGTCGCCGCTCGCGATCCAGCTGACCTCGGCCCGATGCGCTCGGGGGCGCGGTGGCAGACTGTCCGACCCACCGCCGCACCCGTCTGGCGCGACGATTTCTCGAACCTGCTCACGGTCTGGAAGCGCGGGGAAGAATAACGCCGGCGGCCGAGACGGTCGTAACACCAGAACGGCTCAGAGATTGTGAATCAAACGGACCGGCTCCTCCCTCCAAGCTAGCGTCGCCCAACCCCTGGTTCTGGAAGGTCCGTCATGGCCGAGCCATCCCCGTTGCCCCTGCCGCCCCCGCGGCTGCGCTCCCCGGACCGCCAACAGATCCTATCCGCCACCCCGATCGACGGCCTGATCGACACGGACCACCAAGCTCGGGCCGTCTGGGACTTCTGCCGGGGGCTCGATCTGGCCACCCTGACGGACCGCATCCGGTCCCGGGAAGGGGGTCCCGGGCGGGCCGCCCTGGACCCCCGGCTGGGGGTCGCCTTGTGGCTGTATGCTACCCTGGAAGGGGTCGGGTCGGCTCGCGCCCTGGCCGACCTGTGCACCGACCACACGGCGTTCCGCTGGCTGTGCGGCGGGGTGTCCGTCAACTACCACACCCTGGCCGACTTCCGGACCGACCACCCGGACGTCCTGGACCGCCTGCTCACCCACTCGGTCGTGGTCCTGCGGGAGCAGCACCTGGTCGACCTGAACCGGGTGGCGGTGGACGGGATGCGGGTGCGAGCCAGTGCCGGGGCGTCGTCGTTCCACCGCCGGCCGACCCTGGACGAGTGCCTGGCCGAGGCCGAGGATCAGGTGGCCCGTCTGAAGGAGGAAATGGACGACGACCCGTCGGCCCCGTCTCGCCGGCACGCGGCCGCCCGGGAGCGCGCCGCCCGGGAGCGGGTCGACCGCGTCCGCCGGGCGTTGGACCGGTTACCGGAACTGGAGGCCAAGAAGAAGCCGGCCGCCCGGGAGCAAGCCCGGTGCTCGACGACCGACCCGGAGGCGACGGTGATGAAGATGGCCGACGGCGGGTTCCGTCCGGCGTACAACGTGCAACTGGTTGCGGATTGCGGGAGTCTGGCGATCGTGGCCGTGGCCGTGACGACCACCGGCAGCGATGCCGGACAACTCACCCCGTTGCTCGATCAGATCGGCGACCGCCACGGGGTGTACCCGCGGGACGTGTTGGCGGACGGCGGGTTCATTAACCTGTCGGACCTCACGCAGGCCGAGGACGCGTCGCGGGGGTGTACGGTGTACGCTCCGGTGCCCCAGCCCAAGGATCCGACCCGTGATCCCCACCAACCGCTCCCGACGGACGGTCCGGTGATCGGCCGGTGGCGTACCCGGATGGGGACGCCGGATGCCCGTGGGATTTACCGCCAGCGGGCCGCCACGATCGAGTGTGTGAACGCCCAGGCCCGGAACCGCGGGTTGGTGCGGTTGTTGGTGCGTGGGGTGGCGAAGGTGAAAGCGGTAGCCCTGTGGTTCGCGGTGGCTCACAACGTGGCGTGCGGGGTGCGGCTGCGCGCCGCGGCGGTGGAACGGGCGGCGTGAATGGCCACACGCGGGGGGTCCGCAATCCGAAACCCCTGCCGGGTCGGACCGGAGCGAACCGGAACACCGATTAACATTACACCAAGTCGCGTATAAAGACGAACGAATAATCGGTGCCGCCGGTTTGATTCACAGCCTCTCAGGCAACGTGCGTGCGAGGTCGTGGGAGCTGCGACCTGGACTCTACGCGGTCCGGAATGAGCTTACCCAACACCAGAACAACAAAATGGGGGAGGTTCATTCATTTCCCACATGAGCGCAGGGTGAAATTGCCCGCTGTCGTTCCAAAAACGATCATGTGGCAAAAGGCTCCGACCAACATTCGTCTCCCGTTTTGGGGAACTTGTGCGTTGCGTTCTCATCGAAAACATCGGATATTGAGAAGTTAAGCGCCGCGCGCACTGCGCGCCCGGCGTTCCCGCCGAGGAACGAGCATGCCGACCCACCGCTTCCTCTTGCCGGCCGTCGCCGCCGCACTGGCGACGATGCCGGTCACGTTCGCCGCCGAAGTCGATCCCGTCGCGCAACGCGACCAACAAAAACGAGTCATGGCCGACGTCGAGCAGACCGCGCGGCGGGTCACAACGACCCTGCGCATCCTCGCGTACCAAAAACTCGACCCGACCTCCGAACAAAAGGTACTCGACGAAGTCGCCGTCGGTCTTCGGAAATTGAACGCCGAAGACATGAAGTCCGTCCTGAACCACCTGGAGTCGGCGGTCAAGGCACCGGACGAAAAGACGGCCACCAGCGAACAGCACGAAGCCTACCAGAAGCAC is drawn from Fimbriiglobus ruber and contains these coding sequences:
- a CDS encoding IS1182 family transposase, translating into MAEPSPLPLPPPRLRSPDRQQILSATPIDGLIDTDHQARAVWDFCRGLDLATLTDRIRSREGGPGRAALDPRLGVALWLYATLEGVGSARALADLCTDHTAFRWLCGGVSVNYHTLADFRTDHPDVLDRLLTHSVVVLREQHLVDLNRVAVDGMRVRASAGASSFHRRPTLDECLAEAEDQVARLKEEMDDDPSAPSRRHAAARERAARERVDRVRRALDRLPELEAKKKPAAREQARCSTTDPEATVMKMADGGFRPAYNVQLVADCGSLAIVAVAVTTTGSDAGQLTPLLDQIGDRHGVYPRDVLADGGFINLSDLTQAEDASRGCTVYAPVPQPKDPTRDPHQPLPTDGPVIGRWRTRMGTPDARGIYRQRAATIECVNAQARNRGLVRLLVRGVAKVKAVALWFAVAHNVACGVRLRAAAVERAA